A segment of the Candidatus Nitrososphaera gargensis Ga9.2 genome:
AGGAGATACTAGACGCCATATCTTCGAAAATAAAGGCTGAAAATGCTGCTACAGAACGTCTGCAAAATAGAATAAGAGAAACACCAATAGAAGATGTAAGAAAGCGACTTGCAAACCATTTAGATGAAACATACGAGCATCAGCGTAGGCTTCAACAGCTTATCAGAAACTTGAGCGGAACTCCAACGGATTCCAAAGGTCATTTGCCAAGCCTGGTTCCTCCAGCGACCTCATTGACAGCTAAAACTGTGAAAGACACAGTAAGAGAGACGGTAAAGGAAGCTGCTACCGGCGGTGGTACTGACACAGGTAGTAGACTAACATTTGAGGAAATGGAGCTAATGAAGACAAAAATGATATGATAATAGAGGATGCTGAAGTGGTATCCTACAAAATGATAATAAAAACTGCCGAGTGGTTCGGAATTAAGGATGATGCTATCATATCTCCTCTAAAGCAGACACTACGTGAAGAAGAGAGAATGGCACAATGGCTAATGGATAATTCTCCATCAATACTTGATTATCATTGGTCAAAAAGATTGAAGCATCATTAACAGGAAAGAGTGAAGAGGAAGTTAGAAGAGAAAGGTCCCCGTCTGCTGCAACTACAGCGTAAATTTATAGAAAGTAGTCTTTCATTATTAATGCGCGATTGATGATAATAATAATGCGGCAGGCTCTTGCAGAACTTAGTGCAATAATGCACCTCTACTAATTTTGGTTTATGGGCACAAAAAGCATATAGAATGACAGTAGGACTTGACAAGGGCGATGTTGATTTCTTGACTGATACTGGAGTCTTTGACAGCAAGCCGATGGAATCAGATGGTGCATCAAGTTTGTTAGAATCTATGGCCTTCCTGCAATCAAACAGATGATAATAGAACAATAAAGAAAGAGATTCAGTCTATCGTCGTAACAGATTTTTCTCATTAGAATAAATAATCCTGCCATGCTTGTGTGTATGTAAAAAATTGCTGTCCCAACCAGAGGAGCGGCACCACCACCAATGCCATGGGCATCAATGCACTCGTTGCGGATTTA
Coding sequences within it:
- a CDS encoding DUF892 family protein → MVIIFPDKKEILDAISSKIKAENAATERLQNRIRETPIEDVRKRLANHLDETYEHQRRLQQLIRNLSGTPTDSKGHLPSLVPPATSLTAKTVKDTVRETVKEAATGGGTDTGSRLTFEEMELMKTKMI
- a CDS encoding DUF892 family protein, which produces MIIEDAEVVSYKMIIKTAEWFGIKDDAIISPLKQTLREEERMAQWLMDNSPSILDYHWSKRLKHH